The Leptospira koniambonensis sequence GGTTTCTCCAATAACTCTTTGCCCATTGCATTGGCATCGTCGTAAATACTGGAAACGGGTTGGGATTCCGATGGATCAGAAGATTGAAACGGATTATTTATAGAGTACGCTTGTTCCGACATACGGTACACAGTTTTTAGAGAAAGGCCAGGGAGGAAAGCTAAAAACCGCGGTTTAAGTAAAAGGATTTATTGGAGGCTAGAATCTACGGTATCATAGATCTTAAAAAGGGAATCCATATCTATGATCTCGAAAACCTTACGAACTGCTGGGCGTAAAGCTGCAAGTTTGAGTTGGATCTCTCTTTCCTTACAAACTCTTAGGGAACCAACGATGACTCTTAAACCTGCGGAAGAAACGAACTCCACGTTGGACATATCTAAGACGATATTGGGCTCTGTAGCTTTTCGGATATGATCCATGAACGCCTGTTCGACCCTATGGGTATTATGAACGTCCATATTCCCTATAAGATGGATCACTCTAGAGTTCCCTTTTATTTCTACCGTCAGTTCCATTTTGCCCTCGTAGTTCAGCGAAAAAATTTCTGGAGGGTGAGTATGTTTCTTCCCTCTTCCATTTTATAATCTACCACGTCCATTAATGTCTCAATTAGATACACACCGAATCCGCCTTTTCTTTTTCCGGTGAGATTTTCCTCTATGGACGGGTCTTTCACATTCGTCCTGTCGAAACCTTTTCCGGAATCAGTCAGCACGATCGTGATAGAATCTTCAGTGAACCGAATTTTACAATCGAATTTCGGATTTCTGAGCAGAGTATCTTTATAACCGTGCATTACAATATTTGTAGCTGCCTCGTCCCCCGCCAAAAGAATATCATCTCTTAAAAAATCGGGCAGATTTCTGACCTTGATCGCATCGTATATAAACTCTCGGAAGATTGGAATTTGACCGGTACTCGCGTCGAAAGTCCTGAAAAATTGGAAATCATTATTGTACTTCAATAAAAGCACAGTGAAATCGTCGAAAGGTTCTTTTCCAGAGGAGAAAGAACGAATGGTTGCGTATAATTCTTCTACAATTTTTTGTGCAGGAAGATGTCTTCTGGACTTGATCTCTTCGATCATTCTTTCCAGACCGAATTCATTTCCTTGGGCGTCTTTTTCTTCTACCGCGCCGTCAGTATAGAGAACAAAAATATCTCCCGGCTTTACTGTAAAATTTCCGCCCTTGTATTTTGCAGTTGGGATCACACCTAGAGGAGGCCCCTGGCCTTTTAATAATTCGTAAGAGCCATCTTCTTTGATCCAAACCTGGTCATTATGGCCAGCGGACGCATATTCAATTGTGAACAAAGAAGGATTATAATGAATGAAGAATGCAGTTACAAACATTCCAAAATGAGAATCTTCGAAAATTAACTCATTCCCTTGTTTTAAAATTTCTTCGGGGCTTAGATCATGATTTCTAGCAAGAGTTCGAATGATAGAAGAGCTCATCGCCATAAATAGAGCCGCAGGCAGACTTTTTCCGGAAACATCCGCGATCAAAAATGAGTATTGACCATCGCTGTACTGGTAATAATCATAAAAATCTCCGGACACATCCTTAGCCGGAACAGAAAGAATTCCCAGATCAAAATTAGAATGAAACACTTTTTCGGAAGGAAGAATATTCTGTTGGATCTTCCGAGTAATTTCCATCTCCTGTTGGATCGCTTTTTTCTCCAACATCTCGTTCCTTAAACGGAAAGCTTCGAATCCTTTTGTAAACTGTGAAGCCATTGTCTGCAATAATCTGAAATCAGAATCCTGATAAGAAAGTTTATCCTTTCTATCGGCAACAGTCAAGGCACCGTAAGGTTCTCCGCTAGATAAGAATAATGGAACGATAATATAAGAACCTTTTAAATATCTTCTGTCCAACATATGAGGGAATGGTTGGTCCAAAATATCCCTTTTTAATACAGGAAGACCTTCCTTGATGCTGGACAAAACTTGGGTTCCTATAATTTCTTCTTCTAAAACTCTATCTATCTTTTCTGATTTTCCGTCGTAGTATGCACAGTTGATAAAATTCTCTTTAGAGAGACTGTATAAGAAAATACCTGCAACACTTGCATCTAATTCTCTGATGATAAGTCGGATGGATTTTCGCACTAAGCCTAGTCTATTTGTAGAAAGACTTACCGCCTGTGACAGATCAAATAAGGACTCTAACTCGGAGACTTTTTTGCGAAGATCTTTGTTCGCATTCTCTAAGTTCTGAAGAAGTCCAGTCTTCTGGATTGCTAATGCAGAAGTTCCCGAAAAGCTTAAGAAAAGTTCTAGATCCTCTCCAGTAAACTTTTCTCTGTCCACGGTGTTGATCGCTTCAATTACGCCGATTACTTCGTCGTTTGCAACGAGAGGGGCAGCCATAATATTTCGAGTAGTAAATTGAGAAGCCTTGTCCACTTCCTTATAAACACGATCATCATTTTGTGCATCATTGATGATCATTGGCTTCCGTTCTCTAACTACGAGCCCAGCCACACCTTTTCCAACAGGAACTTGCATTTTAGTGACCGCTTCACTTTTTTCACCAAGAACTGTGTGGAAATAGAGATATTCTTTGGATTCATCTAAAAGGAGAACACTACATGCCTCTGTTCTAAATACAGTTTTGGAGGAAAGCATGATCGCTTCTAAAAGTTGAGAAAGATCTAAAGAGGAATTAATTAATCCGGAAACACGAATTACTTCTGTAAGTAAGAAGTCGAAACGTTCTGATTGTCTTTTTGCCTGTGCTGCTTCTAATACTAATTGAGTGGTTGCGAGTAAAGAAAGAGTGACTAAGGAGGCATCTCCGGATACATGAGATTCTTTTAATAATCTTCCTACTGTTTTACATGTAGTACGAAGAAGTTCAAAATCAGTTTTAGAAAAGCGATCCGCGGTTGTTTTACCTTGTAAAACTAAAACGGCGTAACTTGCACGATTCGCCTTGAGACTTGAATCCAGATCATCTACTTTTAATCGAACCACTAAAAGCGGATAACTGCTTGGTGATTTGGCCCAAGGAGGAGTTTTACCTCTTTCTAAAAGTAGATCTTTTCCGGATTGTGAGAATGCCCAATGTGCAGCTTCGATGAGTTCTCTTTCGTTACGACCGGAGATTTGTCGTATATTCGAAGACTCTGTTGTAGAAAATATTCCACCTAAGTCAGCATGAGTGAGTGCGATCGCCTCTCTCAAAAAACTATCAAAGATAGAGGAGACCCCTAAACCTTCTTCTAGAAAGAAGGAACCGTCACTTCGACTTCTGAGTAGGGTCTCCTGTTTTTTTATCTGGGTCAAGGTCTAAAAATTAAGATTGGAATTTAAGGGATTCTTCCCTTAGTCTTCTATTAGCGTGTTCAAGTTCTTTGATACGATTCATTGCAGAAATTAATTCGTCTCTAGATAAGTTAGTCACTACTGAAGTTGCATCGAAAGCTTCTTTAACATCTTTTAATTCTTGTCCGGAATACTGAATGATAGTTTCGTACATACGAATGATCTCATCCGCGTTTTCCAACTCTTGCTCGTTCAATCTCAAAACTTTTTCATAACCTTTGATAATATCGTTTTGGATTTTTATTTTTTTCTGTAGTTCCTCGACGGAATCGCTCATCCGATTGCTCCTAAAATAATATATATTGACAGTGCGCCCAAGGAGACCATTTTGGAATCAGAGGGGATGTAGCTCAGTTGGGAGAGCATTTGAATGGCATTCAAAAGGTCGGGGGTTCGATTCCCCTCGTCTCCACACACCAGCGCCGAACCTAATAGATAGTTTCCTTTCCTAATCACTGTCAAGACTAATGCGAGAGAATCATTGGACTTTTACCAGCCGGGGAAATCCCAAAAAAGACGAAGTGCTTTGGCTTCGGGACCCCTTACATTCTTTTGACAGGTCCTTTAGCCCGGAACTTCCTTCAGAATATTATCTTACTGTGGCAGAAGGTCCTGAGAAATTTTCCGGATTTTCGAATGAAGACATTTTGGATTTTCTTCTGAAAAGAAAGAAGAAACAAATTCTAATTGCAGAAGGATTTTCCGCGAGATTGATATGGCCACTTCTCACCCAACCTAACGATAAAATACTTTCTGCATTTCTGATTTTCCCAAACCCTCTGCCAGTATCAGGATACTCCACTTCCATTTTAGAAAAAACGGATTGGTTTCTTAGGAATTTAACCCAGATCCCTAAGTTCTTTTTGGATCCATTCGGTTTAGAAAAGCTTTGGAACGGATTGGAAAAGGAAGATCTATATTCCCAAAAGGCAAAATGTCCGATTGGTATCCTTCTTCCTAGAACTGTCGGCCCATTGGAAACCCAGGCAGAAATATTACAGAACATTTCTGTAGGAACTTCTGTGTTTAGATGGGAAGCTCAAAATCCAAGATTTTCAGAACCGACCACTGGAATGCTGTCTAAAATCCTAGAACCATTCTTAAAATCTGGTGGGCAAAAACCGGTGAAGGATAGCTCTAGGACAAGGTTCTGAAAAATGTCAGTACGTAAAATTCTCAAAATTGGCGATCCACTTCTAAGAAAGAGCAGCGAAACTGTTCATCCAGACGAACTGGGAACCAAAGAATTCAAAAAAATGATCCGCGACATGTTTGATACAATGAGACATGCGGACGGTGTGGGTCTTGCTGCTCCTCAGATCGGTATCATGAAAAAGATCGTGGTAGTAGGTTCAGATCCTGAGGATGATAGTCCATCTAGAGTTCCGGAAAGGATACTTATCAATCCAGAGATCAAACCGATTACTGATTCAGTAGATGGAAATTGGGAAGGATGCCTCTCCGTTCCGGGTATGAGGGGGTACGTAGAAAGACCCAATAAGATCCAAATGAAATGGATGGATGAAAAAGGAAATTCTCACGAAGAAACAATCGAGGGATATTCTGCAATCGTATACCAACATGAATGCGACCACCTAAACGGGGTTTTGTACGTAGATAGATTAAAGAGTACAAAAATGTTCGGATTCAATGACTCCATGGAACTAAACGGTCCTATCCTGGACTAAAAAACTTCTCCCCTAAACAATCTAAGCGGAAGCCTATATGAAAAGTATCATCGAATATTTCCTCTCGAAAAGTATCTTCGTAAACCTACTTACAGCCATTATCATTATCTGGGGAGGCTGCAAAGCGGTTGAAATGAATCGCGAAGCTTTCCCAAATATTAATTTTGATATTGTATCCGTTTCTACTATATACCTAGGCGCTTCTCCCCAAGAAGTGGAGAAGTTAGTCACTAATCCTTTAGAAAAAGCGATTAAAGAAGTGGATGGGATCAAAGAATATAGATCCGCTTCTATCGAAGGAAGATCCGGTATCGTGATCACTTTGGATCCTGATACAAAGGATACTCAAAAAGTAGTAGATGATATCAAATCCGCCATAGACCGAGTGGAAGATCTTCCGGAAGAAGCAGAGGATCCAATCGTAACAGAGATTACAACTGCAAGAACTCCAGTAATTGAAGTTTCCATTACTTTAAAGGATGATGATGGATCGGTTGAGGCGGAAAAGAGATTACGCGCTCAAGCAAAGATCGTTGAACAAGCACTTTTAGACATTTCAGGAGTTGCAAAGGTCTCTCGCAGAGGCTGGAGAGAAACTGAAATGCAAGTAGATATTCTTCCGAATAGTTTGTTTGGTTTTTATCTCACCGGCCAAGATGTAATAGGCGCATTAAGAAATCGTAACGTAAACGTTCCAGGCGGAAATGTCACCGGTCTTGATAAGGAGATCATTCTTAGAACGATCGGAGAATTTGATACTCCTGAAGAAATTTCTAAGGTGCATGTCAGAGGAAATGAGATCGGGAATGCGATCCGTATCCAGGATGTCGCCAGAGTCACCGAAGGTTTAAGAGAAGCGGATTATATCGAGAATGTAAACGGTACTAAAACCGTAGCGCTTACTGTTCTAAAACGTCAAAGTGCAGACGCTATTAAGATCGTAGACAATGTAAAATCCACCGTTGAAAAATTTCGCAAGAGTTCTCCAGAATTCCAATATGCATTCGTAAACGATCTTTCTAAGTATATTCGACGTAGGTTAAACGTTTTAATCTCAAATGCTGCATTCGGGATGATCTTAGTTACTGGATCTCTCTTCTTCTTTTTAGGATGGAGAGTGGCACTTATGACTGCTCTCGGGATCCCTGTTTCCTTCGGTGCTACATTTATTCTCATGAACCAATTTGGTATGACCTTAAATCTGATCTCCATGTTTGGACTCGTCTTGGTCGTAGGTATCCTTGTAGATGATGCGATTATTATATGTGAGAACGTATATCGATATATAGAAGAAGGACTTCCTCCTTATGAGGCTACATTAAAGGGAACCTTAGAAGTGGTTTCTCCTGTGACTGCTACTGTTACTACAACAATTGCTGCATTTGCCCCTCTTCTATTCATGCCAGGTATTTTTGGTAAGTTCGTATTCAGTATTCCACTTGTGGTGATCATTGCACTTTGCGCTTCTCTTGCGGAAGCATTCTTCATTCTTCCAAATCACTTATATGATATCAATAAAGGTGGAGTAAAAGCCGGAGAGATCAAAGAAGAATCGGGATGGTTTGCTAAATTTAGGAACACTAAATATGTTCCTGCGCTTCGATTCGCTTTAAACAATCCTTGGAAGATGACTGGAGGTATCGTTGCCTTATTGATCGCAAGTTTTATCATCCAATTTTTATTCTCTAAGTTTAAGTTATTCCCTGGTTCTGTAGACCAGTTCTACGTAAAGGTAACTGCTAAAACCGGAGCAAGTTTGAATGAAACCTATCGTTATCTAGAGGTAATAGAAAAAGAGCTCGCGAAAGTGCCTCCGGAAGATATGGAGAATTATGCGACTCGTGTGGGAATCATCCAAGCAAATCCGAATGATCCTTTTACTAAAAGGGGAAAACATTACGGAATGGCAATGGCTTATTTAACTGCGGAAGAGAACCGTAAAAAATGCCATAAAACAGATGATATCATCCAAAAACTTAGAAGAAGAACTCTCTGGCTGCTCAATGAAACTTCTCGCAAGATAGAAGAAGAGAAGATCCAAAAAGAAGCAGAAGAAACCAAAAATCCTTGTGATATTCCTGAACCTGTTGTCATCCCAGAAGAATTCGAATCTCTTAGAGGAAAACTTATTGCTTTAGAATATGAAAAAGTTTCCGGGGGACCTCCTGTAGGTAAACCTGTTGCGATCGAGATCAGAGGAGATAATTATGATACTCTTCTCAAAATTGCATCTGAATACAAAGCGGTACTTGGAAAAGTAAAGGGAGTCACGGATATCGCAGACGACTTCAATGAAGGTAAGGACGAAGTTCGAATTAGAGTTAGCGAATCGCTAGCTTCTACCGCAGGAGTTTCCGTATTTAGGGTTGCTCAAGCAATTAATACAGCATTCCAAGGAACCGTTGCGACAAAGATCAAAAGAACAGACGAAGAAGTAGAAGTAAAAGTCCGCTTTCCTGAATCTTACAGAAAATCTGTAGATAGTTTGAACCATGTTTATGTTTCGAATTCTATCGGCAAAATGATCCCAGTATCTCGTTTGGTTACTGTGCAAAAACTTCCAGGTGTTTCTAATATCAATCACTTGGATGGAAAACGTTTAGTTACTGTCACTGCGAACTTAGCGGGAGGAAAACAAGCAAATTCGAGGGAGGCCAATGCTTCCGCTAAAGTATTGGCAGAGAAAGAAAAGATCATAGATAAATATCCTGGTTATATCGTTCGTTTTGGCGGGGAAAATAAGGATACGGAAGAATCAATGGGTTCCCTAGGTGGAAAATTCGGATTGGCTCTTCTAATCATGTATATCATCATCGCTTCTCAATTTGGATCTTTGATGCAGCCTCTTGTGATCGGAAGTGCTATCCCCTTCTCCTTTATTGGAGTGATCTTGGCATTCGTGACTCATGGAGAATCTTTCGGATTCTTAGCTATGCTTGGAATTGTTGGTCTTGCGGGAGTTGTAGTAAACGACTCAATCGTACTCGTAGACTTTGCAAACACTCTGCGCAAAGAAAATCCGAATAAGAATATTAAGGAAATCTTAATAGATACAGGAAACTTAAGACTTAGAGCTGTGACCTTAACTACTGTGACTACAGTTTTGGGACTTTTACCAACTGCATACGGTATCGGTGGTTACGACCCATTCTTAGTTCCAATGGCACTAGCTTTTGGTTGGGGACTTGCATTTGCAAGTATCATCACTCTCATCATGGTGCCTGTATTCTATCTTCATCTTTACAATTTCCAGAGCTGGTTTTACGGAAGGGTGGAAAATGTTTTCGGTAAAAAGCAGGTTGTAAGACCAAGCGCTGTATATTTCCCAAGCCCAGAATTTTCAAGCGATCCTGAACCGATTTCAACGATTAATAAGGGCAGAAAGAAGAAGTAAGATAATCAAAACGAAAAGCGGGCATCAATCCTGCTTTTCGTTTAATACTTCAGGAACGGTTGTGAATTTATAACCTTTGTTTAACATCGCCTGAATAAAATCAGGAAGAATATAGATCAGTTTTTCGGATTGTCTAGGCGAACCTAAATGCATCAAGATAATTGCACCATTCATTCCATTTTTGTCAGCAGCTTCCCAACGATATAAAAAATCCAACATCTCTTCTTTAGTTTTATAATGTGGATTTTGTACTAGCTTTGTTTTTCCTGTAGAAGGATCTTTTTTGGTGATGTACTTCTTATATACGAAGTCAGGTACATCCAAAGAACCTACAGTATTATTGCTCCAGAAAATATGATTTTCATAACCTTGTGTAGCATATACATCCAAAATGATCGGGTCCACTGCGCCATATGGCAATCTATAATACTTGGTAAGAGTAAGCCCTGTAATCGTCTTAAATTTATCCTCTACTGATGTTAATTCTTCCAAAAGAACATTAAAATCTGGGATCTCGTCAGCCACATAACTTAGTAGTGCTCTTTTTCTGAGAGAGGATTCTTTCAAACTTCTAGGTAAATTAAAATGGCTCCATGTATGATTCCCGAAAACTACTCTTCCATCTAATGCTGCTAATTTTTTGAGATAAACCAAATTGGTTTTGGAAAATAACGATCCGCCTTTTTTAGCAGGATTTTCATTGGAAACGAATAAGGTCACCTTGATCGGGAACCTCATCATAAATTCATAAAGTATTTGCAGATCTTCTCCGGTTCCTAAATCGAATGTAAGAGATATTTCCTTAAAATTCGGATTTCCTCTGCTTATGTTTTTGCCTGTACCGGGTTTAGGAATGATCGTTTGCAGGGAGTTTAAGTTTTTATTCACTTCTTCAGTTAGGTCTCCATCAGGAACGTCATCTAAGATGGAAGATTTGAAACGAAGTACTTCTTCTTCTCTTTGCTGTTCTTCTAATCTTAAACTTGTGATATCTTCTGAAAGAACGGAGATGACTTCATTCTGCTTTTGGACAGTGTTTTGGAGGGAATCCAACCTTCTTGCTAAAGCAAAAACAGTGGTAATGCTCAAGATCAGGAAGAAGAATACGGAGGAACCGATCCGGATCTGACGAAATTTTTTTTCCAGGACTTCGGATTCGACTTCGTTGTCCTGGATTTCCTTGATCGTCTTAGAAAGTACTGTAGATTCTTCTTCGCTGAGCATGTTCTGATTTCGGTCAACTGACCAGACGGATGAATTTTCCTTTTTTGCCTTGGCGAATCAAGTATTCTGCGTTTTTAGTTACAGTAAATTTTTCATCCGAAAGTTTCTCTTCGTCGACATAAATCCCCCCAGACTTGACAAGCCTTCTCGCCTCGGAGGTAGAAGGAACAAATCCCAGTTTGGCGAGAACCCAGATCAGCTGAGGAGTTTCGGATTCTTGGAAAAATTCGGGACCTAATTTTGTTTCCGGAATATTCTCAGGAATGGCTCTTGCTTTTGGATTATGGACCTTATTCCATTCTCCAATTGCTTCTGAGTTTGCGTCCGAAGAGGAAAACTGATCCATTATTAATTTTGCAAGTTCGGTTTTGACTTCTTTAGGATGTAATTCCCCTGACTCGATACCTTTTTTACGCTCAGAAACAGATTCCATAGGAAGATCGGTAAGTAATTCGAAATAATTCCACATCAGTTCGTCGGAGATGGACATTAGTTTTCCGAACATGTCGATTGGCTCTTCTGTAATCCCCACGTAATTTCCGAGGGACTTGGAC is a genomic window containing:
- a CDS encoding polysaccharide deacetylase family protein encodes the protein MLSEEESTVLSKTIKEIQDNEVESEVLEKKFRQIRIGSSVFFFLILSITTVFALARRLDSLQNTVQKQNEVISVLSEDITSLRLEEQQREEEVLRFKSSILDDVPDGDLTEEVNKNLNSLQTIIPKPGTGKNISRGNPNFKEISLTFDLGTGEDLQILYEFMMRFPIKVTLFVSNENPAKKGGSLFSKTNLVYLKKLAALDGRVVFGNHTWSHFNLPRSLKESSLRKRALLSYVADEIPDFNVLLEELTSVEDKFKTITGLTLTKYYRLPYGAVDPIILDVYATQGYENHIFWSNNTVGSLDVPDFVYKKYITKKDPSTGKTKLVQNPHYKTKEEMLDFLYRWEAADKNGMNGAIILMHLGSPRQSEKLIYILPDFIQAMLNKGYKFTTVPEVLNEKQD
- a CDS encoding efflux RND transporter permease subunit, yielding MKSIIEYFLSKSIFVNLLTAIIIIWGGCKAVEMNREAFPNINFDIVSVSTIYLGASPQEVEKLVTNPLEKAIKEVDGIKEYRSASIEGRSGIVITLDPDTKDTQKVVDDIKSAIDRVEDLPEEAEDPIVTEITTARTPVIEVSITLKDDDGSVEAEKRLRAQAKIVEQALLDISGVAKVSRRGWRETEMQVDILPNSLFGFYLTGQDVIGALRNRNVNVPGGNVTGLDKEIILRTIGEFDTPEEISKVHVRGNEIGNAIRIQDVARVTEGLREADYIENVNGTKTVALTVLKRQSADAIKIVDNVKSTVEKFRKSSPEFQYAFVNDLSKYIRRRLNVLISNAAFGMILVTGSLFFFLGWRVALMTALGIPVSFGATFILMNQFGMTLNLISMFGLVLVVGILVDDAIIICENVYRYIEEGLPPYEATLKGTLEVVSPVTATVTTTIAAFAPLLFMPGIFGKFVFSIPLVVIIALCASLAEAFFILPNHLYDINKGGVKAGEIKEESGWFAKFRNTKYVPALRFALNNPWKMTGGIVALLIASFIIQFLFSKFKLFPGSVDQFYVKVTAKTGASLNETYRYLEVIEKELAKVPPEDMENYATRVGIIQANPNDPFTKRGKHYGMAMAYLTAEENRKKCHKTDDIIQKLRRRTLWLLNETSRKIEEEKIQKEAEETKNPCDIPEPVVIPEEFESLRGKLIALEYEKVSGGPPVGKPVAIEIRGDNYDTLLKIASEYKAVLGKVKGVTDIADDFNEGKDEVRIRVSESLASTAGVSVFRVAQAINTAFQGTVATKIKRTDEEVEVKVRFPESYRKSVDSLNHVYVSNSIGKMIPVSRLVTVQKLPGVSNINHLDGKRLVTVTANLAGGKQANSREANASAKVLAEKEKIIDKYPGYIVRFGGENKDTEESMGSLGGKFGLALLIMYIIIASQFGSLMQPLVIGSAIPFSFIGVILAFVTHGESFGFLAMLGIVGLAGVVVNDSIVLVDFANTLRKENPNKNIKEILIDTGNLRLRAVTLTTVTTVLGLLPTAYGIGGYDPFLVPMALAFGWGLAFASIITLIMVPVFYLHLYNFQSWFYGRVENVFGKKQVVRPSAVYFPSPEFSSDPEPISTINKGRKKK
- the def gene encoding peptide deformylase, with the translated sequence MSVRKILKIGDPLLRKSSETVHPDELGTKEFKKMIRDMFDTMRHADGVGLAAPQIGIMKKIVVVGSDPEDDSPSRVPERILINPEIKPITDSVDGNWEGCLSVPGMRGYVERPNKIQMKWMDEKGNSHEETIEGYSAIVYQHECDHLNGVLYVDRLKSTKMFGFNDSMELNGPILD
- a CDS encoding STAS domain-containing protein gives rise to the protein MELTVEIKGNSRVIHLIGNMDVHNTHRVEQAFMDHIRKATEPNIVLDMSNVEFVSSAGLRVIVGSLRVCKEREIQLKLAALRPAVRKVFEIIDMDSLFKIYDTVDSSLQ
- a CDS encoding SpoIIE family protein phosphatase, which encodes MFDSFLREAIALTHADLGGIFSTTESSNIRQISGRNERELIEAAHWAFSQSGKDLLLERGKTPPWAKSPSSYPLLVVRLKVDDLDSSLKANRASYAVLVLQGKTTADRFSKTDFELLRTTCKTVGRLLKESHVSGDASLVTLSLLATTQLVLEAAQAKRQSERFDFLLTEVIRVSGLINSSLDLSQLLEAIMLSSKTVFRTEACSVLLLDESKEYLYFHTVLGEKSEAVTKMQVPVGKGVAGLVVRERKPMIINDAQNDDRVYKEVDKASQFTTRNIMAAPLVANDEVIGVIEAINTVDREKFTGEDLELFLSFSGTSALAIQKTGLLQNLENANKDLRKKVSELESLFDLSQAVSLSTNRLGLVRKSIRLIIRELDASVAGIFLYSLSKENFINCAYYDGKSEKIDRVLEEEIIGTQVLSSIKEGLPVLKRDILDQPFPHMLDRRYLKGSYIIVPLFLSSGEPYGALTVADRKDKLSYQDSDFRLLQTMASQFTKGFEAFRLRNEMLEKKAIQQEMEITRKIQQNILPSEKVFHSNFDLGILSVPAKDVSGDFYDYYQYSDGQYSFLIADVSGKSLPAALFMAMSSSIIRTLARNHDLSPEEILKQGNELIFEDSHFGMFVTAFFIHYNPSLFTIEYASAGHNDQVWIKEDGSYELLKGQGPPLGVIPTAKYKGGNFTVKPGDIFVLYTDGAVEEKDAQGNEFGLERMIEEIKSRRHLPAQKIVEELYATIRSFSSGKEPFDDFTVLLLKYNNDFQFFRTFDASTGQIPIFREFIYDAIKVRNLPDFLRDDILLAGDEAATNIVMHGYKDTLLRNPKFDCKIRFTEDSITIVLTDSGKGFDRTNVKDPSIEENLTGKRKGGFGVYLIETLMDVVDYKMEEGRNILTLQKFFR